The Moorella glycerini genomic interval AGGGTAATAATAAAACAAAGGGACCATAAAGGGCCAGATAACGCATTACCAGATCAATACTATGCCACTGCCCGGCTAAATTATTTATAGCCACAAAGAGACGCCAATCCATTTTAAAATCCCCCTTTTAACCTTTTCCTCCTGTTATTTTTGATAGTCCCCTGGCTGAAATCAGAAAAAATAGGGCGCGGAAATTGTCTCTTCACACAGCCGGTAACCGCACCTTAAAGGTTGTCCCCTGCCCCACCGTGCTTTCTACCTCAATTTTGCCACCATGGGCCCGAGCAATCCACTCGCAAATAGACAGCCCCAGGCCAAAACCGCCTTCCGACCGGGAACGTGCTTTATCGACCCGGTAAAAACGCTCAAAGATATGGGGCAGGTGCTCCGGGGGGATACCGGCTCCCGTATCTTGCACCTTTAGCAGGGCTTGCCTTCCCCGCCGTTCCAGGCTGACGACCACCTCACCTGCCGGCGTGTATTTAATGGCATTATCCACCAGGTTGGCCAGGAGCTGGGTCAGGCGCGTCTGGTCACCGCGAACGACCACGTTTTCCTTTATTATCTTTTTCAGCCGCAAACCCTTTGCCGCCGCTATCCCCTGCCATTCGGCCGTGACGCCTTCCACCAGTTCACCCAAATCCAGGGGTTCCATCTCCAACTGTTCCATCCTGTCGTCACTCCGGGCCAGGAGCAATAACTTGGCGACCAGGTTACCCATCCACGCCGCCTGGTCGCGGATGATTGCCAGGGCCTGGCGGTATTCTTCCGGCGAATGTTGCCGGTTTAAAACCGCCTCGGCCTGGCTGCGGATGACGGCCAGGGGGGTGCGGAGTTCATGGGAGGCGTCGGCGGTAAACTGCCGCTGGCGCTGGAAGGCCCGGTCCAAGCGATCCAGCATCTCGTCCAGGGTGGCCACCAGGTGACCCACCTCGTCGTTACCGTGGGGCAGGTCCAGGCGCCTGCTGAGGTCAGTAGCGCTGATCTGGCGCGCTTTGGCGGCAATTCTATCAATAGGCTTTAGCGCCCGCCGGGCCAGGAAAATACCACCGCCGGCCGCTACCACCAGGGTTAAAGGTATGGCGATGAGGATGAATAATAGCAGCTTGTTCAGGGGAGCCTCGGCTTCTTCTTCGGAGCGTGCCACCGCGAGCCAGGCGAGTTGTTGGCCCTGCTCCTTAACAGGTACCAGAAGTACCCGCCATTCGTTTCCTTGAGCCTCTACTGTTCGCGGTTGATTGACGGGAAAACTCTTTACCTGTAAACGGGTAAGCGGGTTCGCCGGCATGTTTGTACTGAGGATTTTGCCCCCGGCGTCGTAAAGGCCGATATATGTTCCCGGTAAAAGGGGTAATGTCGGGTCCAAGCGGAGCTGGCCGTTTTCAGCATCCAGGCTGCTTGAAACCTGCTCCCCCTGGGACATTAGCACGGCGTCCAATTCCCGTTGCAGGCTTAAGGACATATTGAAATAGATAAAGGCGCTGAAACCGGCTAATATCAAGGAAAGCAAGAAGACATACCAGGCCGTCAACCGCCAGCGCAAGGGAATGTCGCGGAGCCGGGTTAAAAATTGTTGCTGCAAGTCAAGGCCTCCCATACCGGGTTTTGCGCAGGTTGTTTCAGCTTGCGCCGGGCTCTCGCAGGCAATAGCCGCTGCCGCGAATGGTATAGAGTAACTTGGGTTCAAAATTATCGTCGATTTTCCGCCGCAGGTAGCGGATATAGACGTCGACAATATTGGACATGCCGCTGAAGTCGTAATCCCAGACGTGTTCGGCTATCTGGGTCCGGGTCAACACCCGGTTGGGATTGCGCATCAAGTACTCCAGCAGGGCGTATTCTTTATTGGTCAGTCTAATTTCCCGGCTCCCCCGGCGCACTTGATGGGAAACCGTATCCATGACCAGGTCCCCGACCTGGAGGATAGTGCTCTTATTCTCGCTTTCCCGGCGCAGTAAAGCCCGGACACGGGCCAGGAGCTCGTCCAGGGCAAAGGGTTTGGTGAGGTAATCGTCGGCCCCAGCGTCCAGCCCCTTTACCTTGTCGGCCACCGTATCCCGGGCTGTAAGCATGAGGACGGGAGCGTTGATGCGCTCATTTCTCAGGCGCCGGATAACTTCCATCCCGTCCAGCCGGGGCAGCATCAGATCCAGGATTATCAAGTCGTAGATGACCGTTTCCGCAAAGGCGACCCCCTCCTCGCCGTCATAGGCAATATCGACAGCATACCCTTCTTCTTGCAAACAGCGGGCCAGGGTACGGGCCAGGAAAGTTTCATCCTCGACGACCAGGATACGCATGATACGTGCCTCCTTGCAGCTCCTGCCATTTATTACTTATTGTAAAGCATAAACATTAAAATAAGATGAAAAACCCGGCCTTCTTGTCGGCCGGGTAGGTCCGCACGGTAATAGCTAAGCTAATCGGCTCTGCGGGGAGGCTAAATGTCGGGCAAAAACCGCCTTACTGTCGCCAGTACCAGCTCGACATCTATAGGTTTGCTCAGGTAATAATCGCCTCCATTTGCCAGGAAAAGCCTTTTTTCTTTTTCATCATAATATGAACTGACGGCAACGACCGGGATATCCCTCGTCCTGGCGTCTTGTTTTAAAATTTTAGTTGCCGTTATGCCATCCATGCCGGGGAGCTCCACATCCATAAAAATTAATTGCGGTTTATGCTTTTGCGCCAGCCGGACCCCTTCTTCACCGGTGCCGGCTTCTAAAATCTTATTGCCGGTCAGCGTCAGGATGTCTTTCATCAGCACCCTGTTAGCCTCGTTATCTTCAACCAGTAAGATTAGCATCTTTTTCCTCCTTGGTGTTCTGGGTAAGGCCTTCCCCGGCTATGACGCGCGGGAATCGTCCACTATTTCCTGGATTGGCTGTCGGCGTCGCGCTGCAATTCCCTGACGGCTTCAGCCAGGACCAGGTCCGGACGCTAAAACCCTTTCGCTGGTCATGGCATCAAATCTAGACCTATACCTTTTCCCATTTTATTAAGCGCTATGCATTATATGCCTAGCGTTGTATAGCCACATTATGCTCTTAAAAGCTCTAACAACTCGTTTATGCGTTTAGCATCCGGGGGCGCGCGTAGTAGGGATTTCAAAAGGCGGACGGAATTGCAGATGGCGTTGCAGGTTTGTCTTTTGAGGCTGGCAGTTAAGATGAGATTATGGAGGCGGGAGGGATTGCTTTTTACAACAAATAGATTTAATATCATTCTTTGGTATATATGGTATAAATACCCCCCCCCCCCCGTTTTGGCATTTATTGGCAACAACAATTTGTTCTTTCATTTTTCTCGCCTTCTTTATTTTGATTTATTAATTTCTTAATTTCTCTATTCGACAAAAGGAATTTTTCTCCTCCTTTGCCAACTAATCTTTGCTCCAGATTGCGTTATTTTCTAAATTATGGCAGAAACATTTATAAACAAAAGCACCAAAAACAAAGGCACCAACAAAAAAACGGCTACAGGACTTCCTGCCTGTAGCCTACCGCTTGGTCGGTGAGGTGTAGATACCCCGGCCATCGCCAGTGTCATGCTGTAA includes:
- a CDS encoding sensor histidine kinase, coding for MQQQFLTRLRDIPLRWRLTAWYVFLLSLILAGFSAFIYFNMSLSLQRELDAVLMSQGEQVSSSLDAENGQLRLDPTLPLLPGTYIGLYDAGGKILSTNMPANPLTRLQVKSFPVNQPRTVEAQGNEWRVLLVPVKEQGQQLAWLAVARSEEEAEAPLNKLLLFILIAIPLTLVVAAGGGIFLARRALKPIDRIAAKARQISATDLSRRLDLPHGNDEVGHLVATLDEMLDRLDRAFQRQRQFTADASHELRTPLAVIRSQAEAVLNRQHSPEEYRQALAIIRDQAAWMGNLVAKLLLLARSDDRMEQLEMEPLDLGELVEGVTAEWQGIAAAKGLRLKKIIKENVVVRGDQTRLTQLLANLVDNAIKYTPAGEVVVSLERRGRQALLKVQDTGAGIPPEHLPHIFERFYRVDKARSRSEGGFGLGLSICEWIARAHGGKIEVESTVGQGTTFKVRLPAV
- a CDS encoding response regulator transcription factor, giving the protein MRILVVEDETFLARTLARCLQEEGYAVDIAYDGEEGVAFAETVIYDLIILDLMLPRLDGMEVIRRLRNERINAPVLMLTARDTVADKVKGLDAGADDYLTKPFALDELLARVRALLRRESENKSTILQVGDLVMDTVSHQVRRGSREIRLTNKEYALLEYLMRNPNRVLTRTQIAEHVWDYDFSGMSNIVDVYIRYLRRKIDDNFEPKLLYTIRGSGYCLREPGAS
- a CDS encoding response regulator — its product is MLILLVEDNEANRVLMKDILTLTGNKILEAGTGEEGVRLAQKHKPQLIFMDVELPGMDGITATKILKQDARTRDIPVVAVSSYYDEKEKRLFLANGGDYYLSKPIDVELVLATVRRFLPDI